The following coding sequences are from one Cercospora beticola chromosome 4, complete sequence window:
- a CDS encoding uncharacterized protein (BUSCO:EOG0926307V) — translation MAAAPGPKPLKFTGSKHLISRLVLATLTGRPVRISQIRESNHNAPGLAPHEVSFLRLLDAITNGSEIVFSQTGTTVAYAPGLITGSAAGHGAAGGVIRHELPADCSRGASFFLIPLCLLAPFSKAKMNVLLTGPGVITSATPSGDVSVDTVRTAILPIFKSFGIERDLELRVLRRSNPGPGGRGGGGEVQLVFGHQVRLPKTIHLLDAGRIRRIQGVAYATGVAGANNARIIHAARGVLNEFVPDTRIHSDVSSAPLIPAPERNNANAKKKIGLGFGLSLVAESNTGALYSADVASDPSGGEVPEDLGKRCAYQLLETIAQGGFVSHIAAPTVLTMMAMGSEDVGRLAIGKEVLGTEQVVQLARDLQAFGMTGWGIKESDEEGEALISIVGRGVGNVGRKIA, via the coding sequence ATGGCCGCCGCTCCGGGCCCGAAGCCGTTGAAGTTCACAGGTTCCAAGCACCTCATCAGTCGTCTAGTCCTAGCCACCTTAACAGGACGACCCGTACGAATCTCTCAGATCCGAGAATCCAACCACAACGCACCAGGTCTTGCGCCCCACGAAGTTTCCTTCCTGCGACTCCTCGATGCGATCACGAACGGCTCCGAGATTGTCTTTTCGCAGACTGGCACAACGGTGGCATACGCGCCAGGTCTGATCACGGGTAGCGCCGCAGGACATGGGGCAGCAGGCGGTGTGATACGGCATGAGCTGCCTGCAGATTGCTCAAGAGGCGCGAGCTTCTTCCTTATTCCGCTGTGTCTGCTCGCGCCGttctcgaaggcgaagatgaatGTGCTTTTGACGGGACCTGGGGTTATTACTTCTGCTACACCGAGTGGGGATGTGTCAGTGGATACAGTCAGGACAGCGATTCTGCCTATTTTCAAGAGCTTTGGTATTGAGCGAGATTTGGAACTGCGTGTGCTGCGGAGGTCGAATCCTGGGCCTGGCggaagaggtggaggaggagaagtacAACTTGTCTTTGGACATCAGGTTAGACTGCCAAAGACGATACATTTGCTTGATGCTGGAAGGATAAGACGGATACAAGGCGTGGCGTACGCGACGGGAGTAGCAGGAGCAAACAACGCGCGCATAATCCACGCAGCGCGAGGCGTGCTGAACGAGTTCGTGCCAGATACGAGGATACATTCAGACGTGAGCTCCGCACCACTCATACCAGCGCCAGAGCGAAACAACGCGaacgcgaagaagaagataggTCTAGGCTTTGGATTGAGCTTGGTGGCGGAGTCAAACACGGGGGCACTGTACTCGGCAGACGTCGCGAGCGATCCTAGTGGTGGTGAAGTTCCAGAGGATTTGGGCAAGAGATGTGCATACCAGCTGCTGGAAACCATTGCACAGGGAGGGTTTGTGTCACACATTGCGGCGCCCACAGTTTTGACAATGATGGCTATGGGCAGCGAAGACGTGGGAAGACTAGCGATTGGGAAAGAAGTGCTCGGAACAGAACAGGTTGTTCAGCTGGCTCGGGATCTGCAAGCATTTGGCATGACAGGCTGGGGCATCAAGGAGAGCGACGAGGAGGGCGAGGCTCTCATCTCTATCGTAGGACGAGGTGTTGGTAACGTGGGACGTAAGATTGCCTGA
- a CDS encoding uncharacterized protein (MEROPS:MER0034727) encodes MLKQFILPLLAATAYAAPLDERQSGPTVTIANGTLIGSSSQGVDNFKGIPFAQAPVGDLRLRAPRPLAQGFGTRQATQSGRACPQFFQNVDSGVLPADALGKLLNTPLLQKITNAGEDCLFIDVARPAGANANSKLPVLFWIYGGGFELGSNGMYDGGSLVRKSISLKEPVVYVAVNYRVGGFGFLGGSDLSAEGGNTNLGLRDQRLGLQWVQDNIAQFGGDPSKVTIWGESAGSISVFDHTIINGGDNTYNGKALFRGAMMSSGSIIPAAPVTGTKSNAVYNTVVNAAGCSSAANKLACLRALPYEQFLNAANSVPGILSYQSVDLAYLPRPDPADNFFSTSPEAAVNNNAFARVPILVGDQEDEGTLFSLAPAVNVTTNAQVTKYLADYFRPNNPNADSDVADLLRNYPNQPLLGQPAGSPFRTAGLNSITPQFKRLAAVLGDITFTLTRRVYLLTIQPKGIKSWTYLSTYLYGTPVLGTLHGSDILFYFGLLGDNNPITSRLQTYFLSFVNHLDPNTARGNQIAWPEWTPTSRSMLNFQAAGNQLIKDDFREAAAQDLLASQTEFVI; translated from the exons ATGCTGAAGCAGTTTATCCTGCCTTTGCTGGCAGCGACAGCCTATGCCGCTCCACTAGACGAACGACAGTCTGGCCCGACAGTCACGATTGCCAATGGTACATTGATTGGATCGTCCTCTCAAGGCGTGGACAACTTCAAGGGCATTCCCTTCGCCCAAGCTCCTGTCGGCGACCTTCGCCTGAGAGCACCTCGACCCCTCGCTCAAGGCTTCGGAACTCGTCAAGCGACACAGTCTGGAAGGGCTTGCCCACAATTCTTCCAGAATGTCGACAGTGGTGTTTTGCCAGCCGATGCACTTGGCAAGCTGCTAAACACGCCACTGTTGCAGAAGATCACGAACGCGGGTGAAGACTGCTTATTCATCGATGTTGCGAGACCTGCGGGCGCAAATGCGAACTCGAAACTTCCAGTGCTGTTCTGGATCTATGGAGGTGGATTTGAGCTCGGCAGCAATGGTATGTACGATGGCGGAAGTCTTGTTCGCAAGTCGATCAGCTTGAAGGAGCCGGTTGTCTACGTCGCTGTCAACTACCGCGTTGGCGGGTTCGGTTTCCTGGGAGGCAGTGATCTCTCGGCAGAGGGCGGCAACACGAATCTCGGACTTCGAGACCAGAGGCTGGGTCTTCAATGGGTTCAG GACAACATTGCACAGTTCGGCGGTGATCCTTCGAAGGTCACTATCTGG GGCGAATCTGCAGGCTCGATCTCAGTCTTCGACCACACAATCATCAATGGTGGAGACAACACCTACAACGGCAAGGCTCTCTTCCGAGGCGCCATGATGAGCTCTGGTAGCATCATCCCCGCCGCGCCCGTCACAGGCACCAAGTCGAATGCTGTGTACAACACCGTTGTGAACGCTGCAGGATGCTCTTCAGCAGCCAACAAGCTCGCCTGTCTTCGTGCCCTGCCCTACGAACAGTTCCTCAACGCGGCCAACTCCGTTCCAGGAATCTTGTCCTACCAAAGTGTCGACCTCGCCTACCTTCCTCGCCCAGACCCAGCCGATAACTTCTTCTCCACATCACCAGAAGCCGCAGTCAACAACAACGCCTTCGCCCGCGTCCCCATCCTCGTTGgagaccaagaagacgaaggcaCCCTCTTCTCACTGGCACCGGCAGTCAACGTAACAACCAACGCCCAAGTAACCAAATACCTCGCCGACTACTTCCGCCCCAACAACCCCAACGCAGACAGTGACGTCGCAGACCTCCTTCGCAACTATCCGAACCAACCTCTCCTCGGCCAACCAGCTGGTTCTCCCTTCCGTACAGCCGGTCTGAACAGCATCACACCACAGTTCAAACGCCTGGCCGCAGTCCTCGGCGACATCACATTCACTCTCACTCGCCGCGTATACCTCTTGACGATCCAACCAAAGGGCATCAAGAGCTGGACATATCTGTCAACATACCTCTACGGAACACCTGTACTGGGCACGCTTCACGGCTCGGACATTCTGTTCTACTTTGGTCTTCTTGGGGATAATAATCCAATCACTAGTCGTCTTCAGACATACTTCTTGTCTTTTGTCAACCACTTGGATCCTAACACTGCCAGAGGAAACCAGATCGCGTGGCCAGAGTGGACTCCCACGTCGAGAAGTATGCTCAACTTCCAAGCTGCAGGCAATCAATTGATCAAGGATGATTTCCGGGAGGCGGCCGCCCAGGACTTGTTGGCTAGTCAGACTGAGTTTGTCATTTGA
- a CDS encoding uncharacterized protein (BUSCO:EOG09261YRA) has translation MSLWGTKQKKDDDHPEQNGESTSRPHSRRDFDDSRMREPTERDRLLPADNRRPPHADGYLDPDDPAVSPYNLWTVRFMRYLTILFLVLTFLWWVLLLVSIFVSPPGLHTRGSGFFDFSYTTLAAGILLNSLLFFSAPSLAMRVTQGILGFVLVVNVILIVSVKRLRAEEGAPGIASVVWVTLMAVWCISTDRVVAWAKREEEERLTGRPETRRTLKEWLAVLASTTILVIFVLITVLMTATLVIRSLDAGLAFDGERVRVDSGRYDVHFACVGNKTTDKNGNSNPTILIESAEDPVEYDFEHWAYAAYKNGTIDRYCYWDRPGYAWSDNAPSPHSAGMSADNLAEALAIQGEEGPWILVSAGYGSIVSRIFSARNFREVVGIMLVDALHEDYLGELASPVSGFQIWGWGVISPLGLRRILGAVFGGQTRDDRVYGKSAYLGGKFIKAKLQENLVANSFSRQEISSARTIQAEDTPLVVISSGIRVRSDDRWASKQRDLTNITGKLLHWDVVNKAPHYVWHTQDGRDIMEKRLGQLVKEHYKPRKDHPKLEQTMVEQYRTEHEL, from the exons ATGTCGTTGTGGggcacgaagcagaagaaggacgacgacCACCCAGAGCAGAACGGCGAAAGCACCAGTCGCCCACACAGTCGACGAGACTTCGACGACAGCAGAATGAGGGAACCCACCGAGAGAGACAGGCTGCTGCCAGCAGACAACAGACGTCCACCACACGCAGATGGCTACCTTGACCCAGACGATCCGGCT GTGTCGCCGTATAATCTATGGACAGTCCGGTTCATGAGATATCTTACCATCCTCTTCCTGGTCCTGACATTCCTGTGGTGGGTGCTCCTGCTCGTGAGCATCTTCGTCTCGCCACCAGGACTGCACACTCGTGGCTCCGGCTTCTTCGATTTCTCATACACCACCTTGGCAGCCGGTATTCTGTTGAACTCGCTCCTGTTCTTCTCGGCTCCAAGCCTCGCAATGCGCGTCACACAGGGCATTCTGGGCTTCGTACTGGTAGTCAATGTAATCCTTATCGTCTCAGTGAAGAGACTACGCGCAGAAGAGGGTGCTCCAGGCATTGCCAGTGTCGTATGGGTGACACTGATGGCAGTCTGGTGCATCTCCACTGACCGCGTCGTTGCGTGGGCCAagcgcgaagaagaggagcgcCTGACTGGTCGCCCAGAGACCAGGCGGACTCTCAAGGAATGGCTGGCCGTCCTCGCATCGACGACCATCCTCGTTATCTTTGTCCTTATCACTGTGCTCATGACAGCGACTCTGGTTATTCGCAGCTTGGATGCTGGTCTCGCCTTCGACGGCGAGCGTGTTCGTGTTGACAGTGGCAGATACGATGTCCATTTTGCATGCGTTGGCAACAAGACCACAGACAAGAATGGCAACTCCAATCCTACGATCTTGATCGAGTCGGCTGAGGACCCCGTCGAATACGACTTCGAGCATTGGGCGTATGCTGCGTACAAGAACGGCACGATCGATCGCTACTGCTATTGGGATCGTCCAGGATACGCGTGGTCGGACAACGCACCTTCACCACACAGCGCAGGCATGTCTGCAGACAACCTTGCAGAAGCGCTTGCCATTCAAGGCGAGGAAGGTCCGTGGATTCTCGTTTCCGCCGGCTATGGCAGCATTGTCTCTCGTATCTTCAGCGCAAGAAACTTCCGCGAGGTGGTCGGCATCATGTTGGTCGACGCTCTGCACGAAGACTACCTGGGTGAGCTCGCTTCGCCGGTTTCTGGATTCCAGATTTGGGGCTGGGGTGTCATCAGTCCTCTCGGCCTTCGACGTATCCTCGGCGCTGTCTTCGGCGGCCAAACAAGAGATGATCGCGTTTACGGCAAGTCAGCATACCTCGGCGGCAAGTTCATCAAAGCCAAATTGCAGGAGAACCTCGTCGCCAACTCCTTCTCGCGACAAGAGATCTCTTCGGCACGTACAATTCAGGCCGAAGACACGCCTCTAGTCGTCATCTCATCCGGCATTCGTGTTCGTAGCGATGACAGATGGGCATCTAAGCAGCGCGATCTGACCAACATTACCGGGAAGCTCCTCCACTGGGACGTTGTCAACAAGGCACCCCATTACGTGTGGCACACCCAAGATGGTCGTGATATCATGGAGAAGCGTCTCGGCCAGCTCGTAAAGGAGCACTACAAGCCACGCAAGGACCACCCTAAACTCGAACAGACCATGGTTGAGCAGTACCGTACTGAGCACGAGCTGTGA
- a CDS encoding uncharacterized protein (MEROPS:MER0036069~BUSCO:EOG09264E5J), whose protein sequence is MSDLFREKLSNPTATPQSQPLGPPARPRPSPIATPAIGSVSLSDDYSSDSSASSTASVATVRPSSREQAAPPTHWTQYFEQEIYLEHKTEDKDARYHAYLTPPTDPHKGPLFICHHGAGASALSFAIFARELRQKLPAAGILSLSARGHGSLVIDPATKSEILDFSLNSLVEDAITIIELVSAQQNWPKIPPSVLLGHSLGGAVVTTIATTHFRAFGPNLIGYCVLDVVEGSAIEALTHMTTYIASRPSTFNTIEDAIAWHIRSRTIRDQRSAEASVPSLLVPSPTGTGKLVWRTDLSATQPWWEEWFKGMSAKFLTGRGAKMLILAGTDRLDKELMIGQMQGKFQLVVLPEAGHFVQEDVPEKTAGLLAEFFKRNDRSAMVLPPKVSDLIAQGKKV, encoded by the coding sequence ATGTCGGATCTGTTTAGGGAGAAACTGTCCAATCCAACTGCGACACCGCAGTCACAACCACTTGGTCCGCCTGCGCGGCCCAGACCAAGTCCAATCGCCACTCCCGCAATCGGTAGCGTTTCCTTGAGCGACGATTATTCATCCGACTCATCAGCTTCATCAACTGCCAGTGTGGCAACCGTGCGACCTTCGTCACGGGAACAAGCAGCCCCGCCGACACACTGGACACAATACTTTGAGCAAGAAATATACCTCGAGCACAAGACGGAAGACAAGGATGCTAGATATCATGCATACCTGACGCCCCCAACCGATCCCCATAAGGGACCTCTGTTCATTTGCCATCATGGTGCTGGGGCGTCAGCATTATCGTTCGCTATTTTCGCCAGAGAACTTCGTCAGAAGCTTCCTGCGGCGGGCATTCTCTCGCTTTCTGCACGTGGGCATGGTTCCTTGGTTATAGATCCCGCGACTAAATCTGAGATCCTCGACTTCTCATTGAACTCCCTTGTCGAAGATGCAATCACAATCATCGAACTCGTCTCTGCGCAACAGAACTGGCCGAAGATACCTCCATCAGTTCTCCTAGGCCACAGCCTCGGCGGGGCGGTCGTAACAACCATCGCCACCACGCACTTCAGAGCTTTCGGTCCCAACCTAATAGGCTACTGCGTACTTGACGTCGTGGAAGGCTCCGCAATCGAAGCCCTTACCCACATGACAACCTACATCGCTTCTCGTCCGAGCACATTCAACACTATCGAAGATGCTATCGCTTGGCACATCCGATCTCGTACCATCCGAGATCAACGCAGTGCAGAAGCTTCCGTCCCATCACTGCTCGTTCCCTCACCAACGGGAACTGGAAAATTAGTCTGGCGCACCGATCTCTCAGCCACGCAGCCCTGGTGGGAAGAATGGTTCAAAGGAATGTCGGCAAAGTTTTTGACAGGCAGAGGAGCGAAGATGTTGATCCTGGCTGGTACAGATCGTTTGGATAAAGAGCTCATGATAGGCCAGATGCAAGGCAAGTTCCAGCTCGTGGTACTTCCGGAGGCAGGGCATTTCGTACAAGAAGACGTACCAGAGAAGACGGCGGGCCTATTAGCTGAGTTCTTCAAGAGGAACGACAGGAGTGCTATGGTGTTGCCGCCGAAGGTCAGCGACCTTATTGCACAAGGAAAGAAAGTATGA
- the RPS17 gene encoding 40S ribosomal protein eS17 has translation MGRVRTKTVKKSAKVIIERYYPKLTLDFETNKRICDEIAVIASKRLRNKIAGYTTHLMKRIQRGPVRGISFKLQEEERERKDQYVPEVSALDFTQNSESGQLDVDQETKDLLKSLGFDSIPVNVVAVQQQQVAERPRRFGDRPPRN, from the exons ATGGGTCGCGTCCGCACCAAGACCGTGAAGAAGTCCGCCAAGGTCATCATCGAGCGCTACTACCCAAAGCTCACCCTCGACTTCGAGACCAACAAGCGTATCTGCGATGAAATCGCCGTGATCGCCTCGAAGCGCCTGCGTAACAAG ATTGCCGGCTACACCACCCACTTGATGAAGCGTATCCAGCGTGGACCAGTTCGCGGTATCTCCTTCAAGCTGCAAGAGGAGGAGCGTGAGCGCAAAGATCAATACGTGCCAGAGGTTTCTGCCCTGGACTTCACTCAGAACAGCGAGAGCGGACAACTCGACGTGGACCAGGAGACCAAGGACCTCCTCAAGTCGTTGGGC TTCGACAGCATCCCAGTCAACGTCGTTGCcgtccagcaacagcaagttGCCGAGAGGCCGCGCCGCTTCGGCGACCGCCCACCACGCAACTAA
- a CDS encoding uncharacterized protein (CAZy:AA3) has translation MKGFTKALVLAVAATVAAVPVVEERQSNEYDYIVVGSGAGGGPLASRLARAGQSVLLIESGDDQGANYNYSVPGYQAAVTQDPKIAWDIYVNHYQDQTRARRDSKYVEGKGILYPRAGTLGGCVSHNALIWITPHASDWDNIASITGDSSWSSANMNKYLAKVYEWQPTGPTDPAILARDTMLVQHLAGGAAVMGVGPDPIAGATGFLTALLDPNNTPGRDSLEGFFQIPLIQRGGARVSVRERIVNTVQQGFPLTVRTDTHVTKIVFDRSGARPRATGVEYLSGKHLYRASPLSGASGTPGSARARKEVIMAGGSYNSIQTLKLSGIGPAAELQRFGIPVVKDVPGLGKNMQDRYEIPVNARHPNDFPLLDGCTFDAKPQDRCYRQWQQNPSLLGLRGAYASNGLAAAMAVNSDTADDSNIDLFIFGGPVNFTGYFPRWGDAAVANHNAFSWYTLKAHTRNKAGTVELRSTDPLDTPLINFNYFDTGTTENGADVKDVAAMVQAIKMSREALDRYENYAFFGGTPNTEDRPGPAVTSDEALAQYVKDEAWGHHACCTAPIGAQNDNQAVLDSKFRVNGIDGLRVVDASVFPRIPGIFIQAPIMMVSEKAADVILNG, from the exons ATGAAGGGCTTCACGAAGGCGTTGGTCCTGGCTGTGGCAGCCACCGTGGCAGCTGTGCCTGTTGTTGAGGAACGTCAGTCGAATGAATATGACTACATTGTCGTTGgctctggagctggaggtggTCCATTAGCCTCGAGGCTCGCTCGTGCTGGGCAGTCTGTTCTTCTGATTGAGTCGGGAGATGATCAGGGCGCAAACTACAA CTACTCTGTACCTGGCTATCAAGCTGCCGTGACGCAGGATCCTAAGATTGCATGGGATATCTACGTGAACCACTACCAAGACCAGACCAGAGCTCGCCGAGATTCCAAATATGTGGAGGGCAAGGGCATTCTCTATCCACGAGCTGGCACTCTCG GTGGTTGTGTATCACACAATGCACTCATCTGGATCACGCCGCATGCTTCGGATTGGGATAACATTGCCTCCATTACTGGTGACTCGTCCTGGTCAAGCGCCAATATGAACAAATACTTGGCAAAAGTGTACGAATGGCAACCGACCGGACCAACAGACCCAGCCATTCTGGCCAGAGATACTATGCTTGTTCAGCATCTGGCTGGAGGTGCTGCCGTCATGGGTGTTGGACCAGATCCAATTGCTGGTGCAACTGGTTTCCTCACTGCTCTCCTAGATCCAAACAACACTCCTGGCCGCGATTCACTCGAGGGCTTCTTCCAAATTCCGCTCATCCAACGAGGAGGTGCCAGAGTCAGCGTTCGCGAGCGTATTGTCAACACAGTACAACAAGGGTTTCCTCTAACTGTCCGTACCGACACTCACGTAACGAAGATCGTGTTCGATCGAAGCGGTGCGCGACCAAGAGCTACAGGAGTAGAGTATCTTTCCGGCAAGCATCTCTACCGCGCGAGCCCTCTGAGTGGTGCTTCTGGCACTCCTGGTTCCGCTCGTGCAAGAAAGGAAGTCATCATGGCCGGAGGCTCCTACAATTCCATCCAAACACTCAAGCTCTCGGGTATTGGTCCTGCTGCCGAACTACAGCGATTCGGTATTCCTGTTGTAAAGGACGTCCCAGGCCTTGGAAAGAACATGCAGGATCGATACGAAATTCCTGTGAATGCCAGACATCCCAACGACTTCCCTCTGCTAGATGGCTGTACCTTCGATGCAAAGCCGCAAGATCGCTGCTATCGCCAATGGCAGCAGAATCCAAGTCTTCTGGGTCTTCGTGGTGCTTATGCCAGCAATGGCTTGGCAGCTGCTATGGCTGTCAACTCGGACACGGCAGATGATAGCAACATTGATCTCTTCATTTTCGGAGGTCCTGTAAACTTCACTGG GTACTTCCCTCGATGGGGCGACGCTGCTGTCGCAAACCACAACGCCTTCTCATGGTACACGCTCAAGGCGCACACCAGAAACAAGGCCGGTACCGTGGAGCTTCGCTCTACCGATCCTCTCGACACTCCTCTCATCAACTTCAACTACTTCGACACAGGCACTACCGAGAATGGCGCAGATGTCAAAGATGTCGCGGCCATGGTTCAAGCGATCAAGATGTCTCGTGAGGCATTAGATCGCTACGAAAACTACGCCTTCTTTGGGGGCACGCCTAACACAGAAGATCGCCCTGGACCTGCAGTAACTTCTGATGAAGCTCTTGCTCAGTACGTCAAGGACGAGGCTTGGGGTCACCATGCTTGTTGCACGGCACCTATCGGGGCTCAGAATGACAATCAGGCTGTCCTCGACTCGAAGTTCCGAGTCAATGGTATTGATGGATTGAGAGTTGTCGATGCAAGTGTGTTCCCTCGTATTCCGGGAATCTTTATTCAGGCTCCGATCATGATGGTCAGTGAGAAGGCGGCGGATGTCATTCTCAATGGGTAG